Proteins from a single region of Belliella baltica DSM 15883:
- the ruvC gene encoding crossover junction endodeoxyribonuclease RuvC encodes MSKEEKKEGKEKIILGIDPGTNVMGYGLILITGKKYSLLQFGVIHLKKYASHELKLKKIFERVTGIIEEFHPDTVALEAPFYGENIQSMLKLGRAQGVAMAAALAREIPITEYSPKKVKQSVTGNGNASKEQVAEMIKTLLQIKEIPKLLDATDALAVALCHHFHDGRIQTRGRNAGWKSFLEENPDRVKGLK; translated from the coding sequence ATGAGTAAAGAAGAGAAAAAAGAGGGAAAGGAAAAAATCATATTAGGTATCGATCCTGGTACTAATGTAATGGGCTATGGATTGATTCTGATAACTGGAAAGAAGTATTCCTTGTTGCAGTTTGGAGTAATCCATCTGAAGAAATACGCTTCTCATGAGTTGAAGTTGAAAAAGATTTTTGAGCGTGTGACTGGAATCATAGAAGAGTTTCATCCTGATACGGTTGCCTTAGAAGCTCCTTTTTATGGAGAAAATATTCAATCCATGCTCAAGCTTGGCAGGGCGCAAGGTGTTGCCATGGCAGCAGCATTGGCAAGAGAAATTCCTATTACAGAGTATTCTCCTAAAAAAGTGAAACAATCTGTCACAGGCAATGGTAATGCATCCAAAGAGCAAGTTGCTGAAATGATCAAAACATTATTACAAATTAAAGAAATTCCAAAGCTTTTAGATGCGACTGATGCTTTAGCTGTTGCACTTTGCCATCATTTTCACGATGGAAGAATCCAAACGAGGGGGAGAAATGCCGGTTGGAAGTCATTTCTTGAAGAAAATCCAGATCGGGTAAAAGGTCTCAAATAA
- a CDS encoding glycosyltransferase encodes MLIFYLIIGIVYAFLLRTLANSWENGNENDELSFSNEAVTILIPFRNEAENLPKIFKSIEQLNHPELCILWINDHSEDSSVSDLNKLIHSENLRFNHKLIQSEQKGKKSALETGVKYAESEFIITTDADCEHPSEWINSLISRFENPSIQMVAGPVMTKENENFFQRFQQIEWASILLVTQYAIANKNPLMCSGANLCYRKQAFQKVNGYQGNINILSGDDEFLLKKIVHEFGAEAINYATHKEALIFTNASKNWTELFSQRVRWASKYKSHSRYHFLSALLPAFLQLFWILSIVLPISYGFEGLIFFLLTWLLKIIIEYASLSKITKKYSLKLNSLNFCYTSLIHPYYVLRTAIGAVFGRYRWKGRS; translated from the coding sequence ATGCTTATATTTTACCTGATTATCGGGATTGTTTATGCTTTTCTCCTACGAACTCTTGCCAATTCGTGGGAAAATGGTAACGAAAATGATGAGTTATCTTTTTCAAATGAAGCAGTTACGATTCTCATTCCTTTCAGAAATGAGGCAGAAAACCTCCCGAAAATTTTTAAGTCTATTGAGCAATTGAATCACCCTGAACTTTGCATACTTTGGATCAATGATCATTCAGAAGATTCTTCTGTTAGTGATTTAAATAAGCTAATTCATTCTGAAAATTTAAGATTTAATCATAAGCTCATACAAAGTGAACAAAAAGGTAAAAAGTCGGCTCTTGAAACGGGAGTGAAATATGCAGAATCTGAGTTTATTATTACTACTGATGCAGACTGTGAACATCCTTCGGAATGGATTAATTCCTTAATTTCTCGTTTTGAAAACCCCTCTATTCAAATGGTAGCAGGACCTGTGATGACAAAAGAAAACGAGAACTTTTTTCAAAGATTTCAACAAATTGAATGGGCTAGTATTCTTCTTGTAACGCAGTACGCAATCGCAAATAAAAATCCACTGATGTGTAGCGGAGCGAATCTGTGTTATAGAAAACAAGCTTTTCAAAAAGTAAATGGTTATCAAGGAAATATAAATATTCTGTCGGGAGATGATGAATTTCTGTTGAAAAAAATTGTTCATGAATTTGGAGCTGAAGCTATTAATTATGCAACTCATAAAGAAGCTTTGATCTTTACAAATGCTTCCAAAAACTGGACTGAATTATTTTCCCAGAGAGTGCGATGGGCATCGAAATACAAATCGCATAGCAGGTATCACTTTCTGTCTGCTTTGCTTCCTGCCTTTCTTCAACTATTTTGGATTTTAAGCATCGTCTTACCCATTTCGTATGGATTTGAAGGTTTGATCTTCTTTTTGCTAACTTGGTTATTGAAGATCATTATTGAGTATGCTTCGCTAAGCAAAATCACAAAGAAGTATAGTCTCAAATTAAACTCTCTTAATTTTTGCTATACGAGTTTGATCCATCCATACTATGTTTTGAGAACAGCTATTGGGGCGGTTTTTGGCAGGTATAGGTGGAAGGGAAGAAGCTGA
- a CDS encoding PP2C family protein-serine/threonine phosphatase produces the protein MLYNSELTTETVKYQRKELELKALLEITQAINENKTSSVLLNIFKFTCLVHLNIRSLLLYVVDQNGYKQNIAHGIKSPIPDIIPVDKVKDDIISGELNIEVEEGYSFNELETYLPVYHKDKMLAILFLKKKDDTGELDLDFTQALTNILVVALENKRFARRQLEQERLKKEVEIASNVQRMLFPSNLPQNGKLKAKVTYIPHSTVGGDYYDLIQKSEDEVFFCIADVSGKGMPAALLMSNFQAALRTLLRSSSDLQMIVEQLNYTIFENTGGEKFITFFLGYYNFKNRELKYVNAGHNPPVLCWEGERRSEVLGAGTTILGAFEHLPFLEIGERSHLKNFNIHLYTDGLTENFNDHNEEYGDERFEKYIKTNLCVDPEVFHEAFFKELEAFSNGVERMDDITLLSLRFA, from the coding sequence ATGCTTTATAATTCAGAATTGACTACAGAAACCGTAAAATATCAAAGAAAAGAACTCGAACTGAAGGCTTTGTTGGAGATCACTCAAGCGATCAATGAAAATAAAACATCTTCGGTTCTTTTGAACATATTTAAATTTACCTGCCTGGTACATTTGAATATCCGTTCTCTTTTGCTTTATGTAGTAGATCAAAATGGATACAAACAAAATATAGCTCACGGAATCAAATCTCCCATTCCAGACATCATTCCTGTAGATAAGGTAAAAGATGATATAATTAGCGGAGAACTGAATATAGAGGTTGAAGAAGGTTATTCCTTCAATGAATTAGAAACCTACCTTCCTGTATATCATAAAGATAAAATGCTGGCCATCTTGTTTTTGAAAAAGAAAGATGACACCGGTGAATTAGACTTGGATTTTACTCAAGCATTGACCAATATATTGGTAGTAGCACTAGAGAATAAGCGATTTGCAAGAAGACAATTAGAGCAAGAGAGGTTGAAAAAAGAAGTGGAAATTGCCTCAAATGTTCAGAGAATGCTTTTTCCTTCAAATCTTCCTCAAAATGGAAAGCTGAAAGCGAAGGTGACCTATATTCCACATTCCACAGTTGGTGGAGATTATTACGATTTAATCCAAAAATCGGAGGATGAAGTATTTTTTTGTATCGCAGATGTGTCTGGTAAAGGAATGCCTGCAGCTTTATTAATGTCAAATTTTCAAGCAGCCTTAAGAACCTTGTTAAGAAGTTCTTCAGATCTTCAAATGATTGTCGAACAATTGAACTATACCATTTTTGAAAATACTGGTGGAGAGAAATTCATTACTTTCTTTCTTGGATATTACAATTTCAAAAACAGGGAGCTCAAATACGTCAATGCAGGTCACAATCCTCCTGTATTATGCTGGGAAGGCGAGAGAAGAAGCGAAGTTCTAGGAGCAGGGACAACTATCCTAGGAGCATTTGAGCATCTGCCATTTTTAGAAATTGGCGAGCGATCGCATTTGAAAAATTTCAATATTCACCTTTATACGGATGGATTAACTGAAAATTTCAATGATCATAATGAAGAATATGGTGATGAACGCTTTGAAAAATATATAAAGACAAACTTATGCGTTGACCCAGAGGTTTTTCATGAAGCTTTTTTTAAAGAGTTGGAAGCTTTTTCTAATGGAGTAGAGAGAATGGATGATATTACCTTGTTAAGCCTAAGATTTGCCTAG
- a CDS encoding polysaccharide deacetylase family protein, with translation MVIHHVPTFIPRLFKHFTWHKDRSEKKVYLTFDDGPVPGVTDFVLNELERFEMKATFFMVGDNVKKNPELAKAVRDRGHAIGNHTFHHVNGYKTPDQLYLKEVADCQSILEEVLEVKTNVFRPPYGRITKSQYNSLKSQHEIIMWDVLSGDYDLRQTSEKCLHKSIKYTQNGSVIVFHDQIKTERVIKEVLPSYLQFVHKSGFETATLI, from the coding sequence ATGGTTATTCATCATGTTCCTACCTTTATCCCAAGACTATTCAAGCATTTTACATGGCATAAGGATAGGTCAGAAAAGAAAGTTTACCTTACTTTTGATGATGGGCCAGTTCCAGGCGTGACTGACTTTGTATTGAATGAGTTAGAGCGCTTTGAGATGAAAGCGACTTTTTTTATGGTTGGTGATAATGTCAAGAAAAATCCTGAATTAGCAAAAGCGGTAAGAGACAGAGGCCATGCAATCGGTAATCATACATTTCATCATGTAAATGGCTACAAAACTCCTGATCAGCTTTATTTGAAAGAAGTAGCAGATTGTCAGTCTATTTTGGAAGAGGTTTTGGAAGTGAAGACAAATGTATTCAGACCACCTTATGGAAGGATAACCAAAAGCCAATACAATTCACTAAAGTCTCAACATGAAATCATCATGTGGGATGTGCTTTCTGGAGATTATGACTTAAGACAAACTTCTGAAAAATGTCTCCATAAATCTATCAAGTACACACAAAATGGATCGGTAATTGTTTTTCATGATCAAATCAAAACAGAAAGAGTTATCAAAGAAGTTTTACCTTCATATTTACAATTTGTCCATAAATCTGGTTTCGAGACAGCCACTCTTATATGA
- a CDS encoding glycosyltransferase has translation MIAIELIGVMLLLSQNLFLVVFLRTNFRNFSKLKIKKFPEISILISARNEAHNLPVCLEALAKLDYPKDKLQILLANDNSDDETAHILQSWTSSYAFADYFEVRENLGKKKINGKANALAQMAEKATGEFLLFTDADCIVPPSWAKEMTAAALHSKVGFVTGVTSIKIEGLFSRMQDLDWIFTLGMVKIVSDLGVPVTSMGNNMLITREAYDAVGGFEGIDFSLTEDFEIARAIQKKNFTGNHQFGSRNLILTNAQPSWGSLWEQRKRWMYGAMKLPFFIKLLLALQALFLPLVLLLIFNYGWLGWIFWATKMTLQSYFIYYLKKKIDQKINPIYFLIFEIYYLFTAWTTILYYFWPSKTSWKGRKY, from the coding sequence ATGATAGCGATTGAATTGATTGGTGTAATGTTGCTTTTGTCCCAAAATTTATTTCTGGTAGTCTTTTTACGGACTAATTTTAGAAATTTTTCTAAATTAAAAATCAAAAAATTCCCTGAGATTTCAATTTTGATCAGCGCTAGAAATGAAGCGCACAATCTTCCAGTCTGCCTTGAAGCATTAGCCAAACTGGATTATCCAAAAGATAAACTTCAAATCCTCTTGGCAAATGACAACAGCGATGATGAGACAGCGCACATACTTCAATCATGGACATCTTCTTATGCATTTGCAGATTATTTTGAGGTTAGAGAAAATCTAGGTAAAAAAAAGATCAATGGAAAGGCCAATGCTTTGGCGCAAATGGCAGAAAAAGCCACAGGAGAGTTTTTACTTTTTACCGATGCTGATTGTATCGTTCCTCCTTCTTGGGCAAAAGAGATGACTGCCGCTGCTCTTCATTCTAAAGTTGGTTTCGTGACTGGAGTCACTTCAATTAAAATAGAGGGTTTGTTTTCCCGCATGCAAGACTTAGATTGGATTTTTACTTTGGGAATGGTCAAAATTGTGTCTGATTTAGGGGTTCCTGTAACTTCGATGGGGAATAACATGTTGATTACCAGAGAGGCCTATGATGCTGTTGGGGGTTTTGAGGGGATTGATTTTTCATTGACTGAAGATTTTGAAATTGCCAGAGCAATTCAAAAGAAGAATTTTACGGGTAACCATCAATTTGGATCCCGAAATCTGATTCTTACAAATGCTCAGCCTTCTTGGGGAAGCCTTTGGGAGCAAAGAAAAAGATGGATGTATGGGGCGATGAAATTGCCTTTTTTTATTAAATTATTGTTGGCCTTACAAGCACTTTTTTTGCCTCTCGTTTTATTGTTGATTTTCAATTACGGTTGGTTAGGCTGGATCTTTTGGGCAACTAAGATGACATTACAGTCTTATTTTATTTATTACCTAAAAAAGAAAATTGATCAAAAAATCAATCCTATTTATTTTCTGATTTTTGAAATATATTATTTATTCACTGCTTGGACGACTATACTTTATTATTTTTGGCCTTCCAAGACAAGTTGGAAAGGAAGAAAATACTAA
- a CDS encoding TatD family hydrolase: protein MLYPFSDTHAHIYSSKYDSDREEVIRETFEAGVEKIYMPNVDINTIDGMLEVELKYPKNCLPMMGLHPCDVTKDFEKSLYVMEDWINKRDFAGIGETGLDLYWDKTFFEQQKEALRIQVQWAKDKKWPIILHCRDSMDETIEIIKEMRGEDLRGIFHCFTGSIAQGKQITEMGFLLGIGGVSTYKNGGLDKVLPEIGLEHLVLETDGPYLAPIPHRGKRNSPAYIPIIAQRVADIFETSMEEVSHITQNNTKLIFHNFHHEL, encoded by the coding sequence ATGCTTTACCCTTTCTCAGATACCCACGCACATATTTATTCATCCAAGTACGATTCTGATCGAGAAGAGGTGATTCGTGAGACCTTTGAGGCTGGAGTAGAAAAAATTTATATGCCTAATGTGGATATAAATACTATTGATGGCATGTTGGAAGTAGAGCTTAAGTATCCGAAAAACTGCCTTCCAATGATGGGACTACATCCTTGTGATGTTACCAAGGATTTTGAAAAATCACTTTATGTAATGGAAGATTGGATTAATAAAAGAGATTTTGCAGGAATTGGTGAGACTGGCTTAGATTTATATTGGGACAAAACCTTTTTTGAGCAGCAAAAAGAAGCTCTTCGCATTCAAGTTCAATGGGCAAAAGATAAAAAATGGCCTATAATTCTCCATTGTAGAGATTCCATGGATGAGACGATTGAGATCATTAAAGAAATGCGGGGAGAGGATCTCCGAGGAATTTTTCATTGCTTTACAGGTTCAATTGCGCAAGGCAAGCAAATAACCGAAATGGGGTTTTTGCTTGGCATAGGGGGAGTATCGACCTACAAAAATGGTGGGTTGGATAAAGTTTTACCTGAAATTGGTTTGGAGCATTTGGTGCTTGAGACTGATGGTCCTTATCTTGCTCCTATTCCACATCGTGGAAAAAGAAACTCTCCGGCTTATATTCCTATTATTGCTCAGCGAGTAGCTGATATATTTGAGACGAGCATGGAGGAAGTTTCTCACATTACCCAAAATAACACAAAACTTATTTTCCATAATTTCCACCATGAATTATAA
- a CDS encoding asparaginase has product MNYKIVRLNTAAKSEITSSVLIIYTGGTLGMAYDDSGALVPFNFGQILDKIPTMTSMNAAITVISFPEPIDSSNVNMSHWVDMAYIIYENYDSYDGFVVLHGTDTMAYSASMLSYMLKGLSKPVIFTGAQLPISAMRSDARENLMTSLEIAMAKANGKPIVPEVCIFFNHMLLRGNRSKKVQSVHFDAFESENYPPLAESGIIIDYNYASIKPFEEGKKLKYFNRLDNRVMVLKLFPGITQKIIDSCFEIEGLRGVVLETYGSGNSPSEEWFIQSMEKAVKKGLIILNVSQCNGGRVIQGRYETSKDMKRIGVLSGGDITTEAAITKMMFLLANESSDAEIRRKLITPIAGEMSLTAQN; this is encoded by the coding sequence ATGAATTATAAGATCGTAAGATTAAATACTGCCGCCAAAAGTGAAATCACTTCCTCTGTTTTGATCATCTATACAGGTGGGACACTCGGGATGGCTTATGACGATAGTGGAGCGTTGGTTCCTTTCAATTTTGGCCAAATTCTCGACAAAATCCCAACAATGACCAGTATGAATGCTGCCATTACTGTGATTTCATTCCCCGAACCTATTGACTCTTCCAATGTGAATATGAGCCATTGGGTGGATATGGCATATATCATTTATGAAAATTATGATAGCTATGATGGTTTTGTAGTCCTACACGGAACTGATACTATGGCTTATTCTGCTTCTATGCTGAGCTATATGCTCAAAGGACTCAGTAAACCGGTTATATTTACAGGAGCTCAATTGCCCATTTCAGCGATGCGCTCTGATGCAAGGGAGAACTTAATGACTTCTCTTGAAATCGCTATGGCCAAAGCTAATGGAAAGCCAATTGTACCAGAGGTATGTATTTTTTTTAATCACATGCTCTTGCGTGGAAATAGATCTAAGAAAGTTCAAAGTGTCCATTTTGATGCTTTTGAGTCTGAAAATTATCCTCCATTGGCGGAATCGGGTATTATCATTGATTACAATTATGCCTCGATCAAGCCATTTGAAGAAGGGAAAAAATTGAAATACTTCAATCGTCTAGACAATAGAGTGATGGTCTTAAAGCTCTTTCCAGGAATCACCCAAAAAATCATAGATAGCTGCTTTGAAATTGAGGGATTGCGAGGAGTAGTTTTGGAAACCTACGGCTCTGGCAATAGCCCAAGTGAAGAATGGTTTATCCAATCAATGGAAAAAGCAGTGAAAAAGGGGTTGATTATTCTCAATGTTTCACAATGTAATGGCGGAAGAGTAATCCAAGGTCGATACGAGACAAGCAAAGATATGAAGCGGATTGGGGTATTGAGTGGGGGAGATATTACCACCGAAGCAGCAATTACCAAGATGATGTTTTTGCTTGCCAACGAAAGCAGCGACGCAGAAATTAGACGAAAGTTGATAACTCCTATAGCGGGTGAGATGTCTCTTACAGCACAGAACTAA
- a CDS encoding helix-turn-helix domain-containing protein: MKDYSKVKTFDELIELEHGKIGSESRNKYEENAQMFIISEMLKEARKEANLTQEQLAEKAGTKKSYISKIENGKGNIQLSTLIRIFEQGLNKRIGLTFL; the protein is encoded by the coding sequence ATGAAGGATTATAGCAAAGTCAAAACATTCGATGAACTGATTGAACTTGAGCACGGAAAAATTGGAAGTGAAAGCAGAAATAAGTATGAAGAAAATGCTCAGATGTTCATCATCAGCGAAATGCTAAAAGAAGCGAGGAAGGAAGCAAATCTGACTCAAGAACAATTGGCAGAAAAAGCAGGAACAAAGAAAAGTTATATCTCAAAGATTGAAAATGGTAAAGGAAATATTCAGTTGTCAACTTTGATCCGGATTTTCGAACAAGGATTGAATAAAAGAATTGGGTTAACATTCCTGTGA
- a CDS encoding type II toxin-antitoxin system RelE/ParE family toxin, protein MVRKIIFYENHFIEFYQSQDDKVKSKIQYVFELIKQVERVPEKFLKHLEGTEGLYEIRVEFQSNIFRIFCCFDEGRLVVLFNGFQKKTQKTPKNELEKAERLMKEYFQTKK, encoded by the coding sequence ATGGTAAGGAAGATCATTTTTTATGAAAACCACTTTATTGAATTTTACCAAAGCCAGGATGATAAGGTTAAAAGTAAGATCCAATATGTATTTGAACTGATCAAGCAAGTGGAAAGGGTACCGGAAAAGTTTCTCAAGCATCTTGAAGGAACTGAGGGGTTATATGAAATAAGAGTTGAGTTTCAATCAAATATTTTCAGGATCTTTTGCTGCTTTGATGAAGGAAGGCTGGTGGTTCTGTTCAACGGTTTTCAAAAAAAGACCCAAAAGACTCCGAAGAATGAATTGGAGAAAGCAGAAAGGTTAATGAAGGAATATTTTCAAACAAAGAAATAA
- a CDS encoding MotA/TolQ/ExbB proton channel family protein codes for MKKLIALFMLSGILLSPVISKAQDADQDSAAVGTEVVEAEEVAPAIVDDEIIEEEKGFHQVIKEKFIEGDPTYMTPVLICLILGLAVALERIVTLNLSTTNTKKLLAKVEEALEQGGIEAAKDVTKSTKGPVASIFTQGLMRYSEGIEMVEKSIIAYGSVEMGRLEKGLVWISLFISLAPMLGFMGTVIGMIGAFDSIEAAGDISPSLVAGGIKIALLTTVAGLIVAIILQLFYNYCVAKIDSLVNDMEDASISLVDILVRHKLTK; via the coding sequence ATGAAAAAGTTAATCGCTTTATTCATGCTATCCGGAATCCTTTTATCTCCGGTTATCTCGAAAGCACAAGACGCAGACCAAGATTCTGCAGCAGTTGGAACTGAAGTCGTTGAAGCAGAAGAAGTTGCTCCGGCCATCGTCGATGATGAAATTATCGAGGAAGAAAAAGGATTTCACCAAGTTATCAAAGAGAAATTTATTGAAGGTGATCCAACTTACATGACTCCAGTATTGATCTGTTTGATCTTAGGTCTTGCTGTTGCTTTAGAAAGAATTGTTACTTTGAATCTTTCTACTACAAACACTAAAAAATTGTTAGCTAAAGTAGAAGAAGCTTTAGAACAAGGTGGTATTGAAGCTGCTAAAGATGTAACGAAAAGCACTAAAGGTCCTGTAGCATCTATTTTCACTCAAGGTTTGATGAGATATTCTGAAGGTATCGAGATGGTTGAAAAATCAATCATTGCTTACGGTTCAGTAGAAATGGGTAGATTGGAAAAAGGTCTTGTTTGGATCTCTTTGTTTATCTCTCTAGCTCCAATGCTTGGTTTCATGGGTACTGTTATCGGTATGATTGGTGCATTTGACTCAATCGAAGCTGCAGGTGATATCTCTCCTTCATTGGTAGCAGGTGGTATTAAAATCGCCCTTTTGACTACAGTAGCTGGTTTGATCGTTGCGATTATCCTTCAGTTATTCTACAATTACTGTGTTGCAAAGATCGATTCTTTGGTTAACGACATGGAGGATGCTTCTATCTCTTTGGTAGATATCCTAGTGAGGCATAAATTGACTAAGTAA
- a CDS encoding ExbD/TolR family protein has translation MARNKNRTSQEVNAGSMADIAFLLLIFFLVTTTIASDKGILNILPPKQDPNIPPPEVPLNERNIFKILVNSNDQLLVEGEYLDNTDALSEDIKAFILNFGAPTPEAMELFNSLPQSLKAQANRDATSSDHPMSGGAVVSIKSDRGTSYDKYLEVLDQVKRAYFEIYAERVGITAEQYRALSGKTAAEKELQDRGKEGIPMAISIAEPDKTGGN, from the coding sequence ATGGCAAGGAACAAAAATAGAACAAGTCAAGAGGTAAATGCAGGTTCTATGGCAGATATTGCCTTCCTGTTACTTATCTTCTTCCTTGTTACCACTACGATTGCTTCTGACAAGGGTATCTTGAATATCCTTCCGCCTAAGCAAGACCCGAACATTCCACCACCTGAAGTACCTCTCAATGAGAGAAACATTTTCAAAATATTGGTCAACTCAAATGATCAATTGCTTGTGGAAGGTGAGTACCTAGATAATACAGATGCATTATCTGAAGATATTAAAGCTTTTATCTTGAATTTTGGAGCACCAACTCCAGAGGCGATGGAGCTTTTCAATAGCTTGCCTCAGTCATTAAAAGCTCAGGCTAACAGAGATGCAACTTCTTCAGATCATCCTATGTCAGGTGGTGCTGTAGTTTCTATCAAATCAGATAGAGGTACATCATATGATAAGTATCTGGAAGTATTAGATCAGGTGAAGAGAGCTTACTTCGAAATATATGCTGAGAGAGTAGGGATTACAGCTGAACAGTACAGAGCACTCTCTGGTAAGACAGCTGCCGAAAAAGAACTTCAGGATCGTGGTAAAGAAGGAATTCCAATGGCTATATCAATAGCGGAACCAGATAAAACAGGAGGAAATTAA
- a CDS encoding ExbD/TolR family protein: MSKFKKKNKVKENIPTSALPDIIFMLLFFFMVTTVLRENDMLVEQKIPQATQLQKLEKKTLISYLYVGKPKNTALYGTEPRIQANDALINTSDIILWVNQEKDKLSEAERDMITISLKADRDVKMGPISDIQFELREVDARRVLYASVGKIQN; this comes from the coding sequence ATGTCTAAGTTTAAGAAAAAGAATAAGGTTAAGGAAAATATTCCTACCTCAGCTTTGCCTGATATCATTTTCATGCTTCTTTTCTTCTTCATGGTTACCACTGTTTTGAGAGAAAATGATATGCTTGTAGAACAAAAAATTCCTCAAGCTACTCAATTACAGAAACTGGAAAAGAAAACTTTGATCTCTTATCTTTATGTCGGTAAGCCTAAGAATACAGCATTGTATGGTACAGAGCCACGAATTCAAGCAAATGATGCTTTAATTAACACTTCTGATATCATTCTTTGGGTCAATCAAGAAAAAGACAAGTTGTCAGAAGCAGAAAGAGATATGATTACAATCTCTTTGAAAGCTGATAGAGATGTTAAAATGGGACCAATTTCAGATATTCAATTTGAATTGAGAGAAGTTGATGCAAGAAGAGTACTTTATGCATCTGTTGGTAAAATTCAAAATTAG
- a CDS encoding MFS transporter codes for MNKRKIQNAWAMYDWANSVYSLVITSTIFPIYFNSVTKTEERGDLVSFFGVEVVNTVLYSYSISFSFLIIALISPLLSGIADSGGKKLVFMKFFAYLGSSACVGLFFFDGDNLEFGIICAVLASIGYAGSIVFYNAYLPEIATEDEFDFLSAKGFSLGYIGSVILLIVNLAMIELPETFGLADGGEAARWSFLITGIWWAGFSQITFRLLPNNPYKKKLSKEILLAGYKEIRNVFYKVKKSTVMNRFLAAFLFYSMGVQTVMYLAATFGDKELGLPGDKLIITILIIQIVAIVGSYLFAFISKLYGNKASLVVMVFVWVFICAGAYFVQTANQFFALAFVVGMVMGGIQSLSRSTYSKLIPSDTTDHASYFSFFDVTEKIAIVLGTFSYGFIEQLTGNMRNSSLALGLFFFVGLGFLILLKIPRRDLEKPALT; via the coding sequence ATGAATAAAAGGAAAATCCAAAATGCTTGGGCAATGTATGACTGGGCTAATTCAGTATATAGCCTTGTCATTACCTCCACTATTTTCCCAATTTATTTCAATAGTGTTACCAAAACAGAGGAACGTGGAGATCTTGTTAGCTTCTTTGGAGTAGAAGTAGTCAATACTGTCCTTTATTCTTATTCAATTTCTTTTTCTTTCTTAATTATTGCTTTGATTTCCCCTTTATTATCTGGAATAGCAGATTCAGGTGGAAAGAAATTGGTGTTTATGAAGTTCTTTGCTTATCTGGGTTCTTCGGCTTGTGTGGGTTTATTCTTTTTTGATGGAGATAATCTTGAATTTGGAATTATTTGTGCAGTCTTGGCAAGTATAGGTTATGCGGGAAGTATTGTTTTTTATAATGCCTACTTACCTGAAATCGCCACTGAAGATGAATTTGATTTTCTGAGTGCCAAAGGTTTTTCTCTTGGATATATTGGTAGTGTAATTCTGCTAATTGTCAATTTGGCTATGATAGAATTGCCGGAAACCTTTGGTCTTGCTGATGGAGGAGAAGCTGCAAGATGGTCTTTTTTGATCACTGGCATCTGGTGGGCTGGTTTTTCTCAAATTACTTTCCGACTTCTTCCAAATAACCCGTATAAGAAAAAGTTGAGTAAAGAAATCCTTTTGGCAGGTTATAAGGAAATTAGAAATGTCTTCTATAAAGTCAAAAAATCAACTGTAATGAATAGGTTCTTGGCAGCTTTTTTATTTTATAGCATGGGTGTGCAGACTGTTATGTACTTAGCCGCAACTTTTGGAGACAAAGAGCTTGGACTACCAGGCGATAAACTGATTATCACAATCTTAATTATTCAAATAGTTGCTATAGTTGGAAGTTACCTTTTTGCTTTTATTTCGAAATTATATGGTAACAAAGCTTCTTTAGTTGTTATGGTTTTTGTTTGGGTATTTATTTGTGCTGGAGCGTACTTTGTTCAGACTGCCAATCAATTTTTTGCTTTGGCATTTGTTGTCGGGATGGTAATGGGAGGAATACAATCACTATCAAGATCTACCTATTCAAAGTTGATTCCTTCTGATACCACAGATCATGCTTCTTATTTTAGTTTCTTTGATGTAACAGAGAAAATAGCTATCGTTTTAGGAACATTCTCGTATGGATTTATTGAACAATTAACAGGAAATATGAGAAATAGCTCCTTAGCACTTGGTTTATTTTTCTTTGTTGGCCTAGGGTTTTTAATTTTATTAAAAATACCAAGACGTGATTTAGAAAAACCAGCGCTGACTTAA